One window of Mediterraneibacter gnavus ATCC 29149 genomic DNA carries:
- the ylxM gene encoding YlxM family DNA-binding protein encodes MNDILEQALLYDFYGELLTSHQKEIYEQFVLEDLSLSEIAGEAGISRQGVHDLIKRCQKALEGYEEKLHLVEKFLSIKEKVHEIDSVLDAYESGAGNQKPQEMIEKIRKISDTIIEEL; translated from the coding sequence GTGAATGATATTTTAGAACAGGCATTGTTATACGACTTTTACGGTGAACTTCTTACCAGTCACCAGAAAGAGATTTATGAACAGTTTGTACTGGAAGATTTATCTTTGAGTGAGATTGCAGGTGAGGCAGGCATCAGCCGCCAGGGAGTGCATGACCTGATCAAGCGGTGTCAGAAGGCTCTGGAAGGCTATGAGGAGAAGCTGCATCTGGTAGAAAAATTTCTTTCTATCAAGGAGAAGGTTCACGAGATCGACAGTGTGCTGGATGCTTATGAATCCGGTGCCGGAAATCAGAAACCGCAAGAGATGATAGAGAAGATCCGGAAGATATCGGATACAATTATAGAGGAGTTATAG
- a CDS encoding recombinase family protein, protein MQKKIMYHAAIYLRLSRDDEDIDGSAKRESDSISSQRELARSFVREQPDMELFDIYIDDGYSGANFDRPDFKRMMADIENGNVNCVVVKDLSRFGRDYIEAGRFIQKTFPAFSVRFIAITDHYDSLTADQSTTSLVIPVKNFVNDSYCQDISEKVKSHQRVKREKGKFIGAFAVYGYQKDHEDKNKLVIDEYAAKIVKNIFTWKLDGMSNLAIANRLNENGIFSPLEYKKSYGEHYSTGFQAGIVSKWSAVAVKRILTNEIYTGMMVQGKREKVNYKVDKILEKPESEWFKVEGTHEAIISKEDYQNVQRLLKVDTRAGKGKEKAHMFSGLLFCGDCKEPMVRRINRYKGTEKIYYICSTRNRSEGCSRHSIPETDLKRVVFQIIRSQVTLLMDVNRQMQYLQTKEMNFEDVVGFDKEITRLRNEQEKYLELRAGLYEDLKTGIITQTDFKNFSKIYEKQYIETEKALTRQEDMLKKLFYNGVQSGVKLERLKETMQIATLDRDTLLAFVDRIEVYEEKKVSVQFCYQEEMEKMLVLSEFLSSQSEVVKEVI, encoded by the coding sequence ATGCAGAAAAAAATAATGTATCATGCTGCGATTTATCTCCGTTTATCGAGAGATGATGAAGATATTGATGGCAGCGCAAAACGAGAGAGCGATAGTATTTCATCCCAACGTGAGCTGGCACGTTCCTTTGTAAGAGAACAGCCGGATATGGAGTTATTCGATATTTATATTGATGACGGATATTCGGGAGCCAACTTTGACCGACCAGATTTTAAAAGAATGATGGCGGACATTGAAAATGGAAATGTAAATTGTGTCGTTGTAAAAGATTTATCCAGATTTGGACGAGATTATATTGAAGCCGGGCGGTTCATTCAAAAGACCTTCCCGGCTTTTTCTGTGCGTTTCATTGCGATCACAGATCATTACGATAGTTTGACTGCGGATCAGAGTACCACATCTCTTGTGATTCCGGTTAAAAACTTTGTGAATGATTCCTACTGTCAGGATATTTCAGAAAAGGTAAAATCACATCAGAGAGTAAAACGGGAGAAAGGAAAATTTATCGGTGCATTTGCAGTCTATGGATATCAGAAAGACCATGAAGATAAAAATAAGCTGGTCATAGATGAATATGCGGCAAAGATTGTAAAAAATATTTTCACATGGAAACTGGATGGTATGAGCAATCTTGCCATTGCAAACCGACTGAATGAGAATGGAATTTTCTCTCCATTGGAATATAAGAAATCTTACGGAGAGCATTATTCCACAGGTTTTCAAGCCGGAATTGTATCAAAATGGTCTGCGGTGGCGGTAAAGCGTATTTTAACCAATGAAATTTACACCGGAATGATGGTACAGGGAAAACGGGAGAAAGTCAATTATAAGGTAGATAAGATTTTAGAAAAGCCGGAGTCAGAGTGGTTTAAGGTGGAAGGCACACATGAGGCAATCATTTCCAAAGAGGATTACCAAAATGTACAGCGGCTTTTAAAAGTCGATACCAGAGCCGGGAAGGGAAAAGAAAAAGCGCACATGTTTTCGGGACTTCTGTTTTGCGGAGACTGTAAAGAACCTATGGTACGCCGAATAAACAGATATAAGGGGACGGAAAAAATATATTATATCTGTTCTACGAGAAATCGGAGTGAGGGATGCAGCAGGCATAGTATTCCGGAAACAGACTTAAAAAGAGTTGTGTTTCAGATTATCCGGTCACAGGTTACACTTCTGATGGACGTAAACCGACAGATGCAGTATCTCCAGACAAAGGAAATGAACTTTGAGGATGTGGTCGGATTTGATAAAGAGATTACTCGATTAAGGAATGAGCAGGAAAAATATCTGGAGCTGCGGGCGGGACTTTATGAAGATTTGAAAACGGGAATCATCACACAGACAGACTTTAAGAATTTTAGCAAAATCTATGAAAAGCAGTATATAGAAACAGAGAAGGCATTGACAAGACAGGAGGATATGTTAAAGAAACTGTTTTACAATGGAGTGCAGTCCGGTGTGAAGCTGGAACGCTTGAAAGAAACGATGCAGATTGCCACATTAGACAGGGATACCCTATTAGCCTTTGTAGACAGGATAGAAGTATATGAGGAGAAAAAGGTATCGGTACAGTTTTGTTATCAGGAAGAAATGGAAAAGATGCTAGTGTTGTCGGAGTTTCTTTCTTCACAATCAGAAGTAGTGAAGGAGGTGATCTAA
- a CDS encoding recombinase family protein, with protein MARTSKRKVRLESQSLQENVSVKTYMAGIYARLSVDNHDGKEISIETQIEMAKEYLKSHTEITLYDCYSDLGATGTNFQRSDFERLMQDVRDGLINCIIVKDFSRFGRNYIETGNFVEKIFPFLGVRFIAITDQYDSIKQADCNEALSMHLKNIANELYARDIAEKVTASKQAKMKQGEYLGSIPPYGFQIEKIDGKRTLVSEPVTSEIVREIFNRYASGETFVSLVKWLYRQKIHRPSDYKKYKTVYQQEGQQLRQWERESIRFLLTNDAYIGNLVQSGKHMKEQITAEHTHEPLVSEEVFYRVWERIEGNIKIQNRRPLRKDTMEDIFRGVLYCGECGHKLSRMVTERKASYKEVKTFVFYSCPNSKRIDEEKCENEQITFLQIQKVILHLLKKEFLLSSTQMKKLMEFNKEAGEKRKEQIQKAQDELQKSVDGADRKISSYYLEYRNGSISQAQFLETKKKLEEKKEQDRQALRDLHTEYSSIDRMVDKQNQFLRTILKYKSCAELNAELVQNLIEKIYVYRGKRVEIIWKWNDEFAKVMGGTDDEK; from the coding sequence ATGGCAAGAACATCCAAACGTAAGGTTCGGTTAGAAAGCCAATCACTGCAAGAAAATGTATCGGTGAAAACATACATGGCAGGTATTTATGCAAGATTATCTGTGGATAATCATGACGGGAAAGAAATCTCCATTGAAACGCAGATTGAGATGGCAAAAGAATATTTGAAATCCCATACAGAGATTACACTGTATGATTGCTATTCAGATTTGGGAGCTACCGGGACAAATTTTCAGCGGAGTGATTTTGAACGGTTGATGCAAGATGTGAGAGATGGATTGATAAACTGTATCATTGTAAAAGATTTTTCCCGGTTTGGAAGAAATTATATTGAGACAGGAAATTTTGTAGAGAAGATTTTTCCATTTTTAGGTGTTCGTTTTATTGCCATTACAGATCAGTATGACAGCATCAAACAGGCGGACTGCAACGAAGCGCTTTCCATGCATTTGAAAAATATTGCCAATGAACTGTATGCAAGGGACATTGCAGAAAAGGTCACAGCAAGTAAACAGGCAAAGATGAAACAGGGAGAATATCTGGGGAGTATTCCGCCGTATGGTTTTCAAATCGAAAAGATAGACGGAAAACGGACTTTAGTGTCGGAACCTGTGACCAGTGAGATTGTCAGGGAGATCTTTAACCGGTATGCTTCTGGGGAGACATTTGTATCTCTTGTAAAATGGCTGTATAGACAAAAGATTCATCGCCCAAGTGATTATAAAAAATACAAAACGGTTTATCAGCAGGAGGGGCAGCAGTTAAGACAGTGGGAAAGAGAATCTATCCGGTTTCTATTAACCAACGATGCCTACATAGGGAATCTTGTGCAATCCGGAAAGCACATGAAAGAACAGATTACAGCGGAACACACACATGAACCTTTGGTTTCGGAAGAAGTATTTTATCGGGTATGGGAAAGGATAGAAGGAAATATTAAAATACAAAACCGCAGACCACTTAGAAAGGATACGATGGAAGATATTTTCCGTGGGGTTTTGTATTGCGGTGAGTGCGGGCATAAGTTAAGCCGTATGGTGACGGAGAGAAAGGCTTCTTATAAAGAAGTAAAAACATTTGTATTTTATAGCTGTCCGAATAGCAAACGGATTGATGAAGAAAAATGTGAAAACGAACAGATTACATTTCTTCAGATTCAGAAAGTGATCCTTCATCTGCTGAAAAAAGAGTTTCTTTTAAGCAGTACACAGATGAAAAAACTGATGGAATTTAATAAAGAGGCAGGAGAAAAACGAAAAGAACAGATACAGAAAGCACAGGATGAACTGCAAAAATCGGTGGATGGTGCTGACAGGAAGATCAGTTCCTATTATCTGGAGTATCGAAACGGGAGCATTTCACAGGCACAATTTCTGGAAACAAAGAAGAAACTGGAAGAAAAAAAGGAACAGGATCGGCAGGCATTACGTGATTTACATACAGAGTATTCTTCCATTGACAGAATGGTAGATAAGCAGAATCAATTTCTCCGTACTATTTTGAAATACAAAAGCTGTGCCGAACTAAATGCGGAATTGGTGCAAAACCTGATAGAGAAAATTTATGTGTATCGTGGAAAACGGGTAGAAATCATTTGGAAGTGGAATGATGAGTTTGCGAAGGTGATGGGAGGAACTGACGATGAAAAATAG
- a CDS encoding transposase has product MSRTRRNFSAKFKSELVIELLKGEKDLNTIATENNIQPNLLRNWKKEFLDKASVVFNDTREDNLKEKLALERKEKAEYAKKVGQLTMQVDWLKKKSEETLGPDYESKFSPKPFED; this is encoded by the coding sequence ATGTCTCGAACAAGAAGAAATTTCTCTGCCAAATTCAAATCAGAATTAGTGATTGAACTGCTCAAAGGAGAAAAAGACTTAAATACAATCGCAACCGAAAACAATATTCAGCCGAATCTTCTCCGCAACTGGAAGAAGGAGTTCCTCGATAAAGCATCCGTGGTTTTTAATGACACACGAGAGGATAATCTGAAAGAAAAACTCGCTTTAGAACGCAAGGAAAAAGCTGAATATGCGAAAAAAGTTGGCCAGCTCACCATGCAGGTGGATTGGTTGAAAAAAAAATCTGAAGAAACACTTGGACCTGACTACGAGAGTAAATTTAGTCCAAAACCTTTTGAAGACTAA
- a CDS encoding IS3 family transposase, which translates to MKTKELPVKTGATLLDINRTSVYYKGMPISQEELDCKSIIDRLHTDNPAWGARQLSAQLKKRGHQVGRRKTRRYMNEMGIDPIYPKMNLSKRMRQAKVCPYLLRNAVIDRPNQAWSIDITYIPIKRGFLYLTAVIDWYSRCIVGWEVDDTLDTRMVITALKKAFIVAKPVILNSDQGCQFTSNEYMNFLKENQIRQSMDGKSRWADNIMIERWFRSFKYEEAYLTQYNNIREARKAIGKYVHTYNFERCHSALNNQTPASCYYPILLLDDHAA; encoded by the coding sequence TTGAAGACTAAAGAACTTCCAGTTAAAACAGGAGCTACACTTCTTGATATCAATCGTACCAGTGTTTATTACAAGGGCATGCCCATATCTCAGGAGGAGTTGGATTGCAAATCGATCATAGATCGATTACACACGGATAATCCGGCCTGGGGAGCACGACAACTGTCTGCTCAACTGAAGAAGCGTGGGCATCAGGTTGGTCGCCGGAAAACGCGCCGTTATATGAATGAAATGGGGATTGATCCAATTTATCCAAAAATGAACCTTTCTAAACGTATGCGACAGGCTAAAGTCTGCCCGTATCTGCTACGTAACGCCGTTATCGACCGTCCAAATCAGGCATGGTCAATCGACATTACATACATCCCCATTAAGCGTGGATTTCTGTATCTGACCGCTGTGATTGACTGGTACAGCCGCTGTATCGTTGGCTGGGAAGTCGATGATACTCTGGATACCAGAATGGTCATAACTGCGTTAAAAAAGGCGTTTATAGTGGCAAAACCTGTTATCCTGAATTCAGATCAGGGCTGTCAGTTTACAAGCAATGAGTACATGAATTTCCTCAAAGAGAACCAGATCCGTCAAAGCATGGATGGTAAAAGCCGGTGGGCTGACAATATCATGATTGAACGATGGTTCCGAAGCTTCAAGTACGAGGAAGCATATCTGACCCAATATAACAATATCAGAGAAGCACGGAAGGCAATCGGTAAATATGTGCACACTTACAACTTTGAACGTTGTCATTCTGCACTCAATAATCAAACACCGGCATCCTGCTATTATCCGATTCTGTTACTGGATGATCATGCAGCCTAA
- the ffh gene encoding signal recognition particle protein, giving the protein MAFDSLTEKLQNVFKNLRSKGRLTEDDVKAALKEVKMALLEADVNFKVVKKFVKDVQERAVGQDVMNGLNPGQMVIKIVNEELVNLMGSETTEIKLQPGSAITVIMMAGLQGAGKTTTTAKLAGKYKLKGKKPLLVACDVYRPAAIKQLQINGEKQGVEVFSMGDKNKPADIAKAALEHARKNGNNIVILDTAGRLHIDEDMMAELQEIKGTVDVHQTILVVDAMTGQDAVNVAGSFNDKIGIDGVIVTKLDGDTRGGAALSIKAVTGCPILYVGMGEKLSDLEQFYPDRMASRILGMGDVLTLIEKAGAELDEEKAQQMAEKMKKAQFDFEDYLESMNQMKKMGGLSSVLGMMPGLGGMGAKMPELDSEENEKKMARMEAMIQSMTVEERQNPDLLNPSRKHRIARGAGVDISEVNRMVKQFNESRKLMKRLPGLMGKGGKKGRFKLPF; this is encoded by the coding sequence ATGGCATTTGACAGTTTAACAGAAAAACTTCAAAACGTATTTAAGAATCTCCGAAGCAAAGGTCGTCTGACGGAAGATGATGTAAAGGCGGCACTGAAAGAAGTGAAGATGGCACTTCTGGAGGCGGATGTAAACTTTAAAGTCGTAAAGAAGTTTGTAAAAGATGTGCAGGAGCGAGCAGTCGGACAGGATGTGATGAACGGACTGAATCCGGGACAGATGGTGATCAAGATCGTAAATGAAGAACTTGTAAATCTGATGGGTTCTGAGACGACGGAGATCAAATTGCAGCCGGGAAGTGCAATCACGGTGATCATGATGGCAGGACTTCAGGGTGCAGGTAAGACCACGACTACTGCAAAGCTGGCAGGCAAGTACAAGCTGAAAGGCAAGAAACCACTGCTTGTTGCGTGTGATGTGTATCGTCCGGCAGCGATTAAACAGCTGCAGATCAACGGAGAGAAGCAGGGCGTGGAAGTATTCTCCATGGGAGATAAAAACAAGCCTGCTGATATCGCAAAAGCGGCGCTTGAGCATGCGCGCAAGAATGGAAATAACATCGTGATTCTGGATACAGCGGGACGTCTTCACATTGATGAAGATATGATGGCAGAGCTTCAGGAGATCAAAGGAACAGTGGATGTGCATCAGACGATTTTAGTTGTGGATGCGATGACCGGACAGGATGCGGTCAATGTGGCCGGAAGTTTCAATGATAAGATTGGGATTGACGGTGTGATCGTGACAAAGCTGGACGGCGATACAAGAGGCGGTGCTGCACTTTCGATCAAGGCAGTGACCGGATGCCCGATTCTTTATGTGGGTATGGGAGAGAAGCTCTCAGATCTGGAGCAGTTCTATCCGGATCGAATGGCATCCCGTATTCTTGGAATGGGAGATGTTCTGACACTGATTGAGAAAGCCGGGGCTGAGCTGGATGAAGAGAAAGCACAGCAGATGGCAGAGAAGATGAAAAAAGCCCAGTTTGATTTTGAAGATTATCTGGAAAGTATGAACCAGATGAAGAAAATGGGCGGATTATCCAGTGTTCTCGGTATGATGCCGGGACTCGGAGGCATGGGGGCAAAGATGCCGGAACTTGACTCCGAAGAAAATGAAAAGAAGATGGCAAGGATGGAGGCCATGATCCAGTCAATGACAGTAGAGGAAAGACAGAACCCGGATCTTTTGAATCCATCCAGAAAACACCGTATTGCAAGAGGCGCTGGTGTAGATATTTCCGAAGTCAACCGTATGGTAAAGCAGTTTAACGAATCCAGAAAACTGATGAAGCGACTTCCGGGACTGATGGGTAAAGGTGGTAAAAAAGGCAGATTTAAGCTTCCTTTTTAG
- the rimM gene encoding ribosome maturation factor RimM (Essential for efficient processing of 16S rRNA), with amino-acid sequence MEQFLQVGVISSTHGIRGEVKVFPTTDDPNRFKKLKKVILETKKEKLSLEVQGVKFFKQFVIVKFKGIDNINDIEQYKGCSLFVSREDAVALEEDEYFIADLIGMEVYTDENPEELFGTLKDVIETGANEVYLVESKTHGEVLIPAIRQCILSVDVKAQKMQVHLLNGLLDQ; translated from the coding sequence ATGGAACAGTTTTTACAGGTAGGTGTGATCTCATCCACACATGGAATCCGCGGGGAAGTCAAAGTATTTCCGACCACGGATGATCCAAACAGGTTTAAAAAGCTCAAAAAAGTGATTCTGGAGACAAAGAAAGAGAAGCTTTCGCTGGAAGTCCAGGGAGTGAAATTTTTTAAACAGTTTGTCATCGTGAAATTCAAAGGGATTGACAACATCAATGATATCGAACAGTACAAAGGCTGTTCTCTTTTTGTCAGCCGTGAGGATGCAGTTGCACTGGAGGAAGACGAATATTTTATTGCTGATCTGATCGGGATGGAAGTTTACACGGATGAGAATCCCGAGGAACTTTTCGGGACATTAAAAGATGTGATCGAAACCGGGGCGAATGAAGTGTATCTTGTAGAGTCAAAAACACATGGGGAAGTGCTGATCCCGGCAATCCGCCAGTGTATTCTTTCCGTGGATGTAAAAGCGCAGAAAATGCAGGTGCATCTGCTGAACGGATTGCTGGATCAATGA
- a CDS encoding DUF6870 family protein yields the protein MLLDGKTLQELKRVNIKEVNPDELVDISEIEIDTKQSVQKRVKEYVEQVHNPYLVRVGEYVVKIGYSDCEETLNDRMKQYISKIAETKY from the coding sequence ATGCTTTTGGATGGGAAAACTTTGCAGGAATTGAAGCGTGTAAATATAAAAGAAGTAAATCCAGATGAGCTTGTGGATATTAGTGAAATTGAGATTGATACGAAACAGTCAGTACAAAAACGAGTGAAAGAGTATGTAGAGCAGGTACATAATCCCTATCTTGTCCGGGTGGGGGAGTATGTTGTGAAGATTGGGTATTCCGACTGTGAAGAGACATTGAATGATCGGATGAAACAGTATATTTCAAAAATTGCAGAAACAAAATACTAA
- the rpsP gene encoding 30S ribosomal protein S16 codes for MAVKIRLKRMGQKKAPFYRIVVADARAPRDGKFIEEIGTYDPNQNPSVFKVDEEAAKKWLNNGAQPTEVVGKIFKAAGIEK; via the coding sequence ATGGCAGTAAAAATCAGATTAAAAAGAATGGGACAGAAGAAAGCTCCTTTCTATAGAATCGTTGTAGCGGATGCGAGAGCACCAAGAGATGGAAAGTTCATTGAGGAGATCGGAACATACGATCCAAATCAGAACCCAAGCGTATTCAAAGTAGATGAAGAAGCAGCTAAAAAATGGCTGAACAACGGAGCTCAGCCTACAGAAGTTGTAGGAAAGATCTTTAAGGCAGCTGGAATCGAAAAATAA
- a CDS encoding DUF6290 family protein, whose amino-acid sequence MARPKKTISRPYRITVRFTDMEYGLITDAAEETGVTLSEYIRKMVLEGKIAIRYEVVADIPELQKLTAEFGKIGSNLNQIARYFHTGGVRSKTMQDEIQSCISELWNLRKDVTRMAGDFHGSVETYRK is encoded by the coding sequence ATGGCAAGACCGAAAAAAACAATCTCCCGTCCGTATCGTATCACAGTCCGTTTTACAGATATGGAATATGGGTTAATAACAGATGCGGCTGAAGAAACTGGAGTTACCTTATCCGAATACATCCGCAAAATGGTGTTGGAAGGAAAAATAGCGATTCGCTATGAAGTAGTTGCTGATATCCCTGAATTACAAAAACTGACCGCTGAGTTTGGAAAAATCGGAAGTAACTTAAACCAGATTGCCCGCTATTTTCATACAGGCGGCGTCCGATCTAAAACCATGCAGGATGAAATTCAATCCTGTATCTCTGAACTTTGGAATTTAAGAAAAGACGTGACAAGAATGGCAGGTGACTTTCATGGCAGTGTTGAAACATATCGTAAGTAA
- a CDS encoding KH domain-containing protein has translation MKELVEVIAKALVDDPDSVAVSERQDGRTTVIEVRVADSDMGKVIGKQGRIAKAIRSVVKAAAAKEDKKVVVDIIQ, from the coding sequence ATGAAAGAGTTAGTTGAAGTGATTGCGAAAGCATTAGTAGACGATCCGGACAGCGTTGCAGTTTCTGAGAGACAGGACGGCAGAACTACGGTTATTGAAGTACGTGTCGCTGACAGTGACATGGGAAAAGTGATCGGAAAACAGGGGCGCATTGCAAAAGCGATCCGTTCTGTTGTAAAAGCAGCAGCGGCAAAGGAAGATAAGAAAGTTGTTGTTGATATCATACAGTAA
- a CDS encoding S8 family peptidase: MEFRDFVHRKEQMYDDSGHGTHVAGILAGDGRLSGGTYAGIAPKASLLIAKVLDQDGNGSVESVLEGMRWVLSMRKKYPIRVVNISVGAKPNLEQRQKKRLILGAESLWDAGIAVVASAGNDGPERGSIASPGDSRKIITVGAYEEIRRGRTRMGQRWKYSGRGPSDTCIVKPDLVAPGLGIISCGRIDKEKKAYVEKSGTSMAAPIVSGAVACLLSEYPDMTNVEVKLKLRESCISLDEEGTGWGLLNIGELL, translated from the coding sequence TTGGAATTCAGGGATTTTGTACATCGAAAGGAGCAGATGTATGATGACAGCGGTCACGGAACACATGTGGCCGGAATTTTGGCGGGCGACGGGCGGCTTTCCGGCGGAACCTACGCGGGAATAGCGCCGAAAGCCTCCTTGCTGATTGCAAAGGTACTGGATCAGGATGGAAACGGAAGTGTGGAGAGTGTTCTGGAAGGAATGCGCTGGGTACTGTCTATGCGGAAAAAATATCCCATCCGGGTCGTCAATATTTCTGTAGGAGCAAAGCCTAATCTGGAACAGAGGCAGAAAAAACGACTGATACTCGGTGCGGAATCTCTATGGGATGCAGGAATTGCGGTGGTGGCGTCTGCGGGAAATGACGGTCCGGAAAGAGGCAGTATTGCTTCACCGGGAGACAGCAGAAAGATCATCACAGTAGGCGCTTATGAGGAAATCAGGCGGGGCAGGACACGTATGGGACAGCGGTGGAAATATTCCGGAAGAGGACCATCCGATACGTGCATTGTAAAACCGGATCTTGTGGCGCCGGGACTTGGGATCATAAGCTGTGGCAGAATTGACAAAGAAAAGAAAGCTTATGTGGAGAAAAGCGGCACATCCATGGCAGCACCGATCGTATCAGGTGCGGTTGCATGTCTGCTGTCAGAATATCCGGACATGACCAATGTAGAAGTGAAACTGAAGCTGAGGGAGTCCTGCATTTCGCTGGACGAAGAAGGAACCGGGTGGGGTCTCCTTAATATAGGGGAGCTTTTGTAA
- a CDS encoding recombinase family protein: MKNRLKIAMYLRLSKEDDWNAQESNSISYQRLLLRGYIERNFENYEILEFVDDGYSGTSMDRPAMQELLAAARQKKVDCIIVKDFSRFARDYVETGFYVEQIFPFLGIRFISVNDHYDSEAVTKKTIGMNLAFKTLVNDLYSKDLSVKVTSSLHSKKERGIYCSGNCPFGYRKKAEDRNQVEIVEEEAAVVREIFRLTLEGYTSVDIAKKFHKEKVKTPVEYLIERGATHRKPVGKEFSWQHTTICTILKNHFYAGDMVYGKYKKDKVGGKNHLKPRSEWKITYNHHEPIIEREVFDAVQQTRGISKPYQPQKAHILIGKVVCGECGKALRYRKAKNPYFYCNERYTTGDENCVSQVNVFFLEQVLLAALQKEIRRQMELEEVWSQYQEVQKEKYHVKRDKLQKSQQALDAVGKEQITLYERYGKREIQREEYIEFREELQKKEDFIKSEIQEQEMRLAEVETEFHAELPDAHIIWKECKINELNQEVVDTFIKKINVWDEQHMEIIWNFSDGKE, from the coding sequence ATGAAAAATAGACTGAAGATAGCAATGTATCTGCGATTGTCCAAGGAAGATGACTGGAATGCACAGGAGAGTAACAGTATTTCTTATCAGCGTTTGTTGTTAAGAGGATATATTGAGCGAAATTTTGAAAATTATGAGATTTTAGAATTTGTGGATGATGGTTACAGCGGAACCAGTATGGACAGACCTGCAATGCAGGAATTATTAGCCGCTGCCCGGCAGAAAAAAGTAGATTGTATTATCGTAAAAGATTTTTCACGTTTTGCCAGAGACTATGTAGAAACAGGTTTCTATGTAGAGCAGATTTTTCCATTTTTAGGAATCCGTTTTATCTCTGTGAATGACCATTATGATAGTGAAGCTGTCACTAAAAAAACGATTGGGATGAATCTGGCATTTAAAACGCTGGTCAATGATCTCTATTCTAAGGATTTATCGGTAAAGGTAACTTCTTCCCTACATTCTAAAAAAGAACGGGGGATTTACTGCAGCGGGAACTGTCCTTTTGGATATCGCAAAAAAGCAGAGGACAGAAATCAAGTGGAGATTGTAGAAGAGGAGGCGGCAGTTGTCCGGGAAATTTTTCGACTGACATTAGAAGGATATACTTCTGTGGATATTGCAAAGAAGTTTCATAAAGAAAAGGTAAAAACACCTGTGGAATATCTGATAGAGAGAGGAGCAACACACCGGAAGCCAGTTGGCAAGGAATTTTCATGGCAGCATACAACAATCTGCACGATACTGAAAAATCATTTTTATGCAGGAGATATGGTATATGGAAAATATAAGAAGGATAAGGTTGGAGGGAAAAATCACTTAAAGCCAAGAAGTGAATGGAAGATTACTTATAATCATCATGAACCGATCATCGAACGGGAAGTATTTGATGCAGTACAGCAGACGAGGGGGATATCGAAACCTTATCAGCCACAAAAAGCACATATTCTGATAGGAAAGGTTGTATGCGGGGAGTGTGGTAAGGCTTTGCGCTATCGTAAAGCAAAAAATCCTTATTTTTATTGTAATGAACGTTATACGACAGGTGATGAGAATTGTGTGAGCCAAGTCAATGTATTCTTTTTGGAACAGGTTCTTTTAGCTGCTTTGCAAAAGGAAATCCGCAGACAGATGGAATTGGAAGAAGTGTGGAGTCAGTATCAGGAAGTACAAAAAGAGAAGTATCATGTGAAGAGGGATAAGTTGCAAAAATCTCAACAAGCCTTAGATGCTGTGGGAAAAGAACAGATCACACTTTATGAGAGATATGGAAAGCGGGAAATCCAAAGGGAAGAATACATAGAGTTCAGAGAGGAATTGCAGAAAAAGGAAGATTTTATAAAAAGTGAAATCCAAGAGCAGGAGATGCGATTGGCAGAGGTGGAGACAGAGTTTCATGCAGAACTGCCGGATGCTCATATCATTTGGAAAGAATGTAAGATCAATGAACTAAATCAAGAGGTGGTGGATACTTTTATAAAGAAGATAAATGTATGGGATGAACAGCATATGGAGATTATCTGGAACTTTAGTGATGGAAAAGAATAG